GTGACCTTGCCGGTCTCGACGTCGACCTGGACGCCGGTGACGCCGGTGATGCCCGAGACCTCGGTGGTGACGGCCTGGGCGCAGTGGCCGCAGGTCATGCCGCTGACGTCGTACGTCGTGCTCATGGGGGTGCCTCTCGTGGTGGTGGTGGGTGGGTTCAGCTCTTGAGGAGCCGGGTGATGGCGGCGCTGGCCTCGGCGACCTTGGCCTCGGCCCGGGCCCGACCTGCCTCGTCGCCCTCGGCCGCCCCGGTCACGGCGTCCTGGACGCAGTGGCCGAGGTGGTCCTGGACCAGACCGACGGAGACGCTCTGCAGGGCGCTCTTGACGGCCGAGACCTGGGTGAGGATGTCGATGCAGTAGACGTCGTCGGTCACCATGCGCTGCAGGCCACGGACCTGGCCCTCGATGCGGCG
This genomic interval from Nocardioides scoriae contains the following:
- a CDS encoding heavy-metal-associated domain-containing protein, which encodes MSTTYDVSGMTCGHCAQAVTTEVSGITGVTGVQVDVETGKVTVEGEGFTDAQVAEAVDEAGYALA
- a CDS encoding metal-sensitive transcriptional regulator; protein product: MSEHPGYHDHRDDYLKRLRRIEGQVRGLQRMVTDDVYCIDILTQVSAVKSALQSVSVGLVQDHLGHCVQDAVTGAAEGDEAGRARAEAKVAEASAAITRLLKS